One window of the Cohnella hashimotonis genome contains the following:
- the spoIIID gene encoding sporulation transcriptional regulator SpoIIID: protein MHDYIKERTIKIGRSIVETRNTVRTIAKEFGVSKSTVHKDLTERLPEINPDLADQVKHILEYHKSIRHLRGGEATKIKYKKTTIKKREVFAVAKA, encoded by the coding sequence GTGCACGATTACATCAAAGAACGGACCATCAAGATCGGCCGCAGCATCGTGGAGACGCGCAATACGGTTCGGACCATCGCCAAAGAATTCGGCGTCTCCAAGAGCACGGTGCACAAAGATCTGACCGAGCGTCTGCCGGAGATCAATCCGGATCTGGCCGATCAGGTCAAGCATATCCTCGAGTATCACAAGTCGATCCGGCACCTGCGCGGCGGCGAGGCGACCAAGATCAAGTACAAGAAAACGACGATCAAGAAGCGGGAAGTATTCGCGGTCGCAAAGGCGTAA
- a CDS encoding rod shape-determining protein has protein sequence MFSKDIGIDLGTANVSIHIKGKGVVLDEPSVVAIENDTRRVLAVGEDARRMVGRTPGNIIAIRPLKDGVIADFEVTDMMLKAFIQRVGGRNWYGRPRILICAPTNITSVEQKAIREAAERSGAKEVFLEEEPKAAAIGAGMDIFQPSGNMVVDIGGGTTDVAVLSMGAIVTASSLKVAGDKFDAAIMRYIKNKYKLLIGERTSEDIKIKIGTVYTGGRQEEMDIRGRDMVSGLPLTVTIHADEVREALWEPVSSIVVAAKAVLERTPPELSADIIDRGVILTGGGALLDGLDSLLADELKVPVLIAEDPMHCVVKGTGIMLDHLDKMARRK, from the coding sequence ATGTTCAGCAAAGACATCGGAATCGACTTGGGCACGGCGAACGTTTCCATCCACATCAAAGGCAAGGGCGTCGTGCTCGATGAGCCTTCCGTTGTCGCGATAGAGAACGACACCCGCAGGGTGCTGGCCGTCGGGGAGGATGCGCGCCGCATGGTCGGCCGCACCCCCGGCAATATCATCGCGATCCGCCCGCTGAAGGACGGCGTCATCGCCGACTTCGAAGTCACGGACATGATGCTGAAGGCATTCATTCAGCGGGTCGGGGGACGCAACTGGTACGGACGTCCGCGCATCCTGATCTGCGCGCCGACGAATATCACTTCGGTCGAGCAAAAGGCGATTCGCGAAGCCGCGGAGCGTAGCGGCGCGAAGGAGGTTTTCCTGGAGGAAGAGCCCAAGGCGGCCGCGATCGGAGCCGGCATGGACATTTTCCAGCCCAGCGGCAATATGGTCGTGGATATCGGCGGCGGCACGACCGATGTCGCGGTGCTGTCCATGGGAGCGATTGTGACCGCATCGTCGCTCAAGGTGGCCGGGGACAAGTTCGACGCCGCGATCATGAGATATATTAAGAATAAATACAAGCTGCTGATCGGAGAGCGGACAAGCGAAGACATCAAGATCAAGATCGGCACCGTATATACAGGGGGAAGGCAAGAAGAGATGGATATCCGGGGGCGGGATATGGTCTCTGGACTGCCGCTCACCGTGACGATTCACGCGGACGAGGTCCGGGAAGCGTTGTGGGAACCGGTATCGTCCATCGTCGTCGCCGCCAAAGCCGTGCTCGAGCGGACGCCGCCCGAGCTGTCGGCCGATATCATCGACCGTGGCGTCATTCTGACCGGGGGCGGGGCGCTTCTGGACGGACTCGACTCGCTGCTGGCGGACGAGCTCAAGGTGCCCGTGCTGATCGCCGAAGACCCGATGCACTGCGTCGTCAAGGGGACGGGCATTATGCTCGACCACCTCGACAAGATGGCGCGCCGCAAGTAG
- a CDS encoding flagellar hook-basal body protein, translating into MIRGLYTAAAGMIAEQRRHDTVTNNVANLNTPGYKGVNSVNRAFPEMLISLMGSPDDTKGTIGKLNTGVFAEESLINLGQGDLNETGRSQDLALVSDILVDGQAFDDSGKFVDANGTVTYQPQALFTVQNPDGERRYTRDGGFRTTADGTLVTPDGMQVLGVDGQAIRVDGTWDNVQVTADGRLIDKETQQPLAGNPALLLTEVNDPNQLIRQGDGKYVYQGDANGLRQVQAGERVEIKQGYLERSNVDASQSMVDLMSALRAYEANQKIVQYYDRSLDKAVNDVGRV; encoded by the coding sequence ATGATCAGAGGATTGTATACTGCGGCTGCGGGAATGATCGCCGAGCAGCGTAGGCACGACACGGTGACGAACAACGTCGCCAACTTGAATACGCCGGGATACAAAGGCGTCAACTCGGTGAATCGGGCGTTCCCCGAGATGCTGATCTCGCTGATGGGCAGCCCGGACGATACGAAGGGCACGATCGGCAAGCTCAACACCGGCGTCTTCGCCGAGGAGAGCCTGATCAACCTGGGCCAGGGCGACCTCAACGAGACGGGACGAAGCCAGGACCTGGCGCTCGTGTCGGACATTCTTGTCGACGGACAAGCGTTCGACGACTCCGGCAAGTTCGTGGACGCTAACGGCACCGTCACTTACCAGCCGCAGGCGCTGTTCACCGTACAGAACCCGGACGGCGAGCGTCGTTATACGCGGGACGGTGGGTTCCGCACGACGGCTGACGGCACGCTGGTAACGCCAGACGGGATGCAAGTGCTCGGCGTGGACGGACAAGCCATTCGCGTGGACGGCACGTGGGACAACGTGCAGGTCACGGCCGACGGCCGACTGATCGACAAGGAGACCCAACAGCCGCTGGCCGGCAACCCCGCGCTCTTGCTTACCGAGGTTAACGACCCGAATCAGCTCATCCGCCAGGGCGACGGCAAATACGTCTACCAGGGCGACGCCAACGGGCTGCGTCAGGTTCAAGCCGGCGAGCGCGTTGAGATCAAGCAGGGTTACCTGGAGCGCTCCAACGTGGACGCCTCGCAGTCGATGGTCGACCTGATGAGCGCGCTGCGCGCCTACGAGGCGAACCAGAAGATCGTCCAGTATTACGATCGCAGCCTGGACAAGGCAGTCAACGATGTCGGCAGAGTCTAA
- a CDS encoding flagellar hook-basal body protein, translated as MNNSVVSAAASMGALQQKLDVLADNIANVNTKGYKRKSTVFEDILTNIQPHEKSFELPGRRTPLGFTQGWGARVVGQQIDMTQGPMQQTDSMTDLAIAGNALFEVRSGGTLDSARAFTRQGAFQLSPTAGGDRILTTAEGYPVVAVSPQGQDSFVRVPNNYDLVVGADGSLSARSADGNESIELGTLRLVEVNKPELLQAVADNLYGVPSDVNVADVVANVVASPDEAGGIAIRQGFLEESNVSLGDEMADLVNVQRAYQLSARALSSGDQMSQMAANLRV; from the coding sequence ATGAATAACTCCGTCGTCAGCGCAGCCGCGTCCATGGGCGCTCTCCAACAGAAGCTGGACGTACTCGCCGACAATATCGCCAACGTGAACACCAAGGGCTACAAGCGCAAAAGCACGGTGTTCGAGGATATCCTTACCAACATCCAGCCGCACGAGAAATCGTTCGAGCTTCCTGGCCGCCGCACGCCGCTCGGCTTCACGCAGGGCTGGGGCGCGCGCGTCGTCGGTCAGCAGATCGACATGACCCAGGGCCCCATGCAGCAGACCGACAGCATGACCGACCTTGCCATCGCGGGCAACGCCTTGTTCGAGGTGCGGTCCGGCGGCACGCTCGACAGTGCGCGCGCCTTCACGCGGCAAGGCGCCTTCCAGCTGTCTCCGACGGCGGGGGGCGATCGTATCCTGACGACGGCCGAAGGCTACCCGGTCGTCGCCGTCTCTCCGCAAGGCCAGGATAGCTTTGTGCGCGTGCCGAACAACTATGATCTGGTCGTCGGTGCGGACGGCAGTCTGAGCGCCCGTTCCGCCGACGGCAACGAATCGATCGAGCTGGGCACGCTGCGGCTCGTCGAAGTCAATAAGCCCGAGCTCCTGCAGGCCGTCGCCGACAATCTGTACGGCGTGCCTTCGGACGTGAACGTGGCGGACGTCGTGGCCAATGTCGTCGCGAGTCCCGACGAGGCCGGCGGCATCGCGATCCGCCAGGGCTTCCTTGAGGAATCCAACGTCAGTCTGGGCGACGAGATGGCCGATCTGGTCAACGTCCAGCGCGCTTATCAACTGAGTGCGAGAGCGCTCAGCTCCGGCGACCAGATGTCACAGATGGCGGCCAATCTTCGCGTCTGA
- a CDS encoding DNA-directed RNA polymerase subunit beta: MSATKRPTDKKQRSAGRLMMLIVWTSVKILLIPVLCIVALIAGLGIGYAVLGKQDWSDVFDWNTWKHMYDLIFEGSR; the protein is encoded by the coding sequence GTGTCAGCGACGAAGCGTCCGACGGACAAGAAGCAGCGATCCGCAGGACGGCTCATGATGCTGATCGTTTGGACTAGCGTCAAGATTTTACTCATTCCGGTGTTATGCATCGTCGCGCTTATCGCGGGACTTGGTATCGGGTACGCGGTGCTGGGCAAGCAGGACTGGTCGGACGTGTTCGACTGGAATACCTGGAAGCATATGTACGATCTCATTTTCGAGGGCAGCCGTTAG
- a CDS encoding CDP-alcohol phosphatidyltransferase family protein yields the protein MNVPNLLTMSRFLLIPVFLALYLDGHPIWALIAVFAAGATDLLDGYIARRSGLVTQLGIMLDPLADKLMMLAVVGALLADGAIPWAAAGAMAFRELGMIGAGTFFHFRGKRTVPANSYGKLTTVIYYLAIVLLILDQPGGIVALWIAVVLSFVTSFVYFASFKELNNETKSA from the coding sequence GTGAATGTGCCGAATCTGTTGACGATGTCCCGCTTTCTCCTGATTCCCGTCTTCCTGGCGCTATATCTGGACGGACATCCGATATGGGCGTTGATCGCGGTGTTCGCGGCCGGGGCGACCGACCTGCTCGACGGATATATCGCGAGGCGAAGCGGCCTCGTGACGCAGCTCGGCATCATGCTCGATCCGCTGGCGGACAAGCTCATGATGCTTGCCGTCGTCGGTGCGCTGCTCGCGGACGGAGCTATTCCGTGGGCTGCCGCAGGCGCCATGGCGTTTCGCGAACTGGGGATGATCGGGGCCGGCACCTTCTTTCATTTTCGGGGCAAGCGAACGGTTCCCGCGAATTCCTATGGCAAGCTGACGACCGTCATTTATTATTTGGCCATCGTCCTGCTGATCTTGGACCAGCCGGGAGGCATCGTCGCGCTCTGGATTGCCGTCGTATTGTCGTTTGTGACGTCCTTCGTTTACTTCGCTTCATTTAAAGAACTGAATAATGAGACAAAGTCCGCCTGA
- the fabZ gene encoding 3-hydroxyacyl-ACP dehydratase FabZ codes for MLDINQIQEIIPHRQPFLLIDRILELEPGKRAVGLKNVTMNEPYFAGHFPGFPVMPGVLILEALAQVGATAILGLEENKGKIGLFAGVDEFRWRGQVTPGDTLTLEVEIIRLKGPVGKGQASAKVDGKVVAEGVLMFALTDPAKER; via the coding sequence ATGCTCGACATCAATCAGATTCAGGAAATCATTCCGCACCGCCAGCCGTTTCTGCTCATCGACCGGATTCTCGAGCTCGAACCGGGCAAGCGCGCAGTCGGACTCAAGAACGTGACGATGAACGAGCCTTATTTTGCCGGGCACTTCCCGGGCTTTCCGGTTATGCCGGGCGTATTGATTCTGGAGGCGCTCGCGCAGGTCGGCGCGACGGCGATTCTCGGACTCGAGGAGAACAAAGGGAAGATCGGCCTGTTCGCCGGCGTGGACGAGTTCCGTTGGCGGGGGCAGGTGACCCCGGGAGATACGCTTACGCTGGAGGTCGAAATTATTCGGCTGAAGGGGCCTGTCGGCAAGGGGCAGGCCTCCGCCAAGGTGGACGGCAAGGTCGTAGCCGAAGGCGTGCTGATGTTTGCGCTGACGGATCCGGCGAAGGAGAGATGA
- a CDS encoding phospho-sugar mutase — MTTAANEVYESWLNNPKVDASTKEELRAIADKPAEIEDRFYRELEFGTGGLRGVMGAGTNRMNRYMIGRATQGFANYLLRNFESPSVVIAHDSRNNSDIFSLETAQVLAANGIKTYLFRSLRPTPQLSYAVRDLKAAGGVVVTASHNPPEYNGYKVYGQDGCQLVPHQAEQVIAGIREVDAFEDVKRISQGEAESQGLIVWLGENEDNRFVHTVAAQSVHPEVLKSGAGSALSVVYTPLHGAGNMPVRWVLAAAGFTNVHVVPEQEQPNGMFSTVKSPNPEEHEAFTLAIKLADEVGADIIIGTDPDCDRMGAVVKNDKGEYVVLSGNQSGALMVHYLLSNLQAKGRLPANGAVIKTIVTSEMGADIARSYGSAVINTLTGFKYIGEKMTEFEATGEHTFLFGYEESYGYLAGTYARDKDAVVASLLICEAAAFYKTQGKTLYDVLLELYAKYGTYLEKLESRTLKGKDGVAQIAAIMADWRTNPPAEVGGIKVDQVLDYELGLDGLPKENVLKFLRADGSWFCLRPSGTEPKIKVYFAVRGDDLDGANAALDALVAAVMARVDALS, encoded by the coding sequence ATGACCACTGCTGCAAACGAAGTTTACGAATCCTGGCTGAACAATCCAAAAGTTGACGCTTCGACCAAGGAGGAGCTGCGCGCGATCGCGGACAAGCCCGCGGAGATCGAAGACCGCTTCTACAGGGAGCTTGAATTCGGAACCGGCGGCTTGCGCGGCGTGATGGGCGCGGGCACGAATCGGATGAACCGTTATATGATCGGCCGCGCCACTCAGGGCTTCGCCAATTATTTGCTGCGCAACTTCGAGTCCCCTTCCGTCGTCATCGCGCACGACTCCCGCAATAATTCCGATATTTTCTCGCTCGAGACGGCGCAGGTGCTGGCGGCAAACGGCATCAAGACTTATTTGTTCCGTTCGCTGCGTCCGACGCCTCAGCTTTCCTATGCCGTGCGCGACCTCAAGGCCGCCGGCGGCGTCGTCGTGACGGCGAGCCACAACCCGCCCGAGTACAACGGGTACAAGGTGTACGGCCAGGACGGCTGCCAGCTGGTGCCGCATCAGGCAGAGCAAGTCATCGCCGGGATTCGCGAGGTCGACGCGTTCGAGGACGTCAAGCGGATCAGCCAAGGCGAAGCCGAGTCCCAAGGGCTCATCGTCTGGCTCGGCGAGAACGAGGACAACCGCTTCGTACATACGGTAGCCGCCCAGTCCGTCCATCCCGAGGTGCTGAAAAGCGGCGCGGGATCGGCGCTCTCCGTCGTTTATACGCCGCTGCACGGCGCGGGCAACATGCCCGTACGCTGGGTGCTCGCCGCCGCGGGCTTTACGAACGTTCACGTCGTGCCGGAGCAAGAGCAGCCGAACGGCATGTTCTCGACCGTGAAGTCCCCGAATCCCGAGGAGCACGAAGCGTTTACGCTCGCGATCAAGCTTGCGGACGAAGTCGGCGCCGACATCATCATCGGCACCGATCCGGACTGCGACCGCATGGGCGCGGTCGTCAAGAACGACAAAGGCGAATACGTCGTGCTGTCCGGCAATCAGTCCGGCGCGCTGATGGTGCACTATTTGCTCTCCAATCTCCAGGCCAAGGGGCGGCTGCCGGCCAACGGCGCCGTCATCAAGACGATCGTCACGAGCGAGATGGGCGCCGACATCGCGCGTTCCTACGGCAGCGCAGTCATTAATACGCTGACCGGCTTCAAGTACATCGGCGAAAAGATGACCGAGTTCGAAGCGACCGGGGAGCACACGTTCCTCTTCGGCTACGAGGAGAGCTACGGTTACCTGGCGGGCACGTACGCGCGCGACAAGGACGCGGTCGTCGCATCGCTGCTCATCTGCGAAGCGGCAGCGTTCTATAAGACGCAAGGCAAGACGCTGTACGACGTATTGCTCGAGCTGTACGCGAAGTACGGCACGTACCTCGAGAAGCTGGAGTCCCGTACGCTTAAGGGCAAGGACGGCGTCGCCCAGATCGCTGCGATCATGGCGGACTGGCGCACGAACCCGCCGGCCGAGGTGGGCGGCATCAAGGTGGACCAAGTGCTCGATTACGAGCTGGGACTGGACGGACTGCCAAAGGAAAACGTGCTGAAGTTCCTTCGTGCGGACGGCTCCTGGTTCTGCCTCCGCCCTTCGGGAACCGAGCCGAAGATCAAAGTATACTTCGCCGTTCGCGGCGACGACCTGGATGGCGCGAACGCTGCGCTGGATGCGCTCGTCGCCGCGGTGATGGCACGCGTGGACGCGCTTAGCTAA
- a CDS encoding DUF5693 family protein: protein MPVWLEQWNRRLAKWLWWVVLIGVLGSLPVAYARVQTENSADKVEIIVDYKDILTIAATQADPKAFAAEQLKKLKDAGVNGMAVFESNLDELSLTGDVAVYSAQQAAQLVGELSQPGDNRTYVLFNKPDTEPAIKPIVEDAFNQAGISIESWSAKGRDGMIIGVGPDDARLRPMEPNPLAMQAIHDAGLMVVPRISDRTQPYDAARVSDWLAKFKAVGATRIIFDGEAVTGYNNQAEDKSLDDFAKQLKDGGFGIAVIENLRAPQLGMGALAQKLDYNAIRLHSVSESEMMVISPETLKDRLVLAVKDRNIRMIYLNAAPARDDKRARVTHPIDKTIITALAGDDGAIERMRDFGFETGEAHAFKIHKAPAEMVWRGLAIAGAVSLVALMIGLFLPPLLLPVTILGFIGGAGVLATNSSLLTQALALFAAIAAPTVSVVTLVRLLRARRNRPENFRMSAGRRLGSAIMLYVRTAILSVIAIPFVIALLNDITYELVLQQFRGVSLLHLAPIALVALYVFFYGSANGFWGNIRQLLVMPIKVFWVIIGVFLLAAGYYYLTRTGNGGSASGLEMKLRTFLETTFHVRPRFKEFAMGHPLMLLGLFLSLRYPKWPLVIIVAATIGQLSMVDTFAHIHTPAVLSATRDLLGLGIGFLIGLVLIVVWQVLERLWAAWRKQLATK from the coding sequence GTGCCTGTATGGCTGGAACAATGGAATCGCAGACTGGCGAAGTGGCTCTGGTGGGTCGTGCTCATTGGCGTGCTGGGGTCGCTGCCTGTCGCCTATGCGCGCGTGCAGACAGAGAACTCGGCCGACAAAGTGGAAATCATCGTGGATTACAAGGACATTCTGACGATCGCGGCTACCCAGGCGGATCCGAAGGCGTTTGCCGCAGAACAGCTTAAAAAATTGAAGGACGCCGGCGTCAACGGAATGGCGGTGTTCGAAAGCAATCTGGACGAGCTGAGCCTGACGGGCGACGTGGCCGTGTATTCCGCGCAGCAGGCGGCACAATTGGTAGGCGAACTGAGCCAGCCCGGCGACAATCGTACATACGTGCTGTTCAACAAGCCGGATACCGAGCCGGCGATTAAGCCGATCGTGGAGGATGCGTTCAATCAGGCCGGGATCAGCATCGAGTCCTGGTCCGCGAAGGGCCGCGACGGCATGATTATCGGGGTCGGACCGGACGACGCCAGACTGCGTCCGATGGAACCGAATCCGCTGGCCATGCAGGCGATTCACGATGCGGGGCTGATGGTCGTGCCGCGCATTTCCGACCGCACCCAACCCTACGACGCCGCGCGCGTCAGCGATTGGCTAGCCAAGTTCAAGGCGGTGGGCGCGACCCGGATTATTTTCGACGGAGAAGCCGTGACGGGCTACAACAATCAGGCAGAAGACAAAAGCCTGGACGACTTCGCCAAGCAGCTTAAGGACGGCGGATTCGGCATCGCAGTCATCGAGAACCTGAGGGCGCCGCAGCTCGGCATGGGCGCGCTCGCCCAGAAGCTCGATTATAACGCGATCCGTCTGCACTCGGTGTCCGAATCCGAGATGATGGTGATCAGCCCGGAGACGTTGAAGGACCGTCTCGTGCTCGCGGTAAAGGACCGCAACATTCGGATGATCTATCTGAACGCCGCACCCGCGCGCGACGACAAGCGGGCCCGGGTCACCCATCCGATCGACAAGACGATCATCACCGCGCTTGCAGGCGACGACGGCGCGATTGAGCGCATGCGCGACTTCGGCTTCGAGACGGGCGAGGCGCACGCCTTCAAGATTCATAAGGCCCCGGCGGAAATGGTGTGGCGCGGCCTCGCGATCGCGGGCGCGGTATCGCTTGTCGCGCTCATGATCGGTTTGTTCCTGCCGCCGCTGCTCTTGCCGGTGACGATTCTCGGCTTTATCGGCGGCGCTGGCGTGCTCGCGACGAATTCGTCGCTGCTCACGCAGGCACTGGCGCTCTTCGCGGCGATCGCGGCGCCGACGGTATCCGTCGTGACGCTGGTCAGACTGCTGCGGGCCAGAAGGAATCGCCCGGAAAACTTCCGCATGTCCGCCGGACGCCGTCTGGGCTCGGCGATCATGCTCTATGTTCGTACGGCGATTCTGTCCGTCATCGCGATTCCGTTCGTTATCGCGCTGCTGAACGACATTACGTACGAGCTCGTGCTGCAGCAGTTCCGCGGCGTCAGCCTGCTCCATCTCGCGCCGATCGCGCTGGTGGCGTTGTACGTATTTTTCTACGGTTCGGCGAACGGATTCTGGGGCAACATTCGTCAGCTGCTCGTCATGCCGATCAAGGTGTTCTGGGTCATCATCGGCGTCTTCTTGCTGGCTGCGGGCTACTATTACCTGACGCGCACGGGCAACGGCGGTTCGGCGTCGGGCCTCGAGATGAAGCTGCGCACGTTCCTGGAGACGACCTTCCATGTCCGTCCGCGATTCAAGGAATTCGCCATGGGCCACCCGCTCATGCTGCTGGGCCTGTTCCTGTCGCTTCGCTATCCGAAGTGGCCGCTCGTGATCATCGTCGCAGCCACGATCGGTCAGCTGTCGATGGTCGATACGTTCGCGCATATTCATACGCCTGCCGTATTATCCGCGACCCGGGATCTGCTGGGGCTCGGCATCGGCTTCTTGATCGGCCTCGTGCTGATCGTCGTCTGGCAGGTGCTCGAGCGGCTGTGGGCGGCGTGGAGAAAGCAGCTGGCGACGAAATAA
- a CDS encoding polysaccharide pyruvyl transferase family protein, translating to MGMAKTDRKLRLVLSGYYGFRNSGDEAVLLSILNALEQAGEDHGVFVEPIVLSGDPTWTARQYGVWSVPRMKLREVREAIGASDGVISGGGSLLQDATGLGSIPYYLGILEMARWARKPSFIYAQGIGPVKRRMFGPFIARAMRKASYVSVRDAESAALLAGFGVPEDRVAVVPDPVMGLPLPSVGGGAELRGAAGAGGAAAVAPRADAGAAGADGAADAGAGRREGAAAAGEAEARGGGTDRPPLVGVSVRFWRGDRSDLDRIAAALAALARERPVRLRFLPFHEGADEDASRYVIERLGAAAAMAEIAPAHDAPQEMLREIDRCDLLVGMRLHSLIYAANREVPLLGLSYDPKIDQFLHRLGDRAIGTVDAIDLQHFAAKAVQFIEDPAQWRIDHYSAIRRLKEEAAVPAQRIVEACLELRGR from the coding sequence ATGGGTATGGCAAAAACGGACCGGAAGCTGCGGCTGGTGCTGTCCGGCTACTACGGCTTCCGCAACAGCGGAGATGAAGCGGTGCTGCTCAGCATCCTGAACGCGCTCGAGCAGGCCGGCGAAGACCACGGCGTATTCGTAGAGCCGATCGTGCTGTCGGGAGATCCAACCTGGACGGCCCGGCAGTACGGCGTCTGGTCGGTGCCGCGCATGAAGCTGCGCGAGGTGCGCGAAGCGATCGGCGCCAGCGACGGCGTGATCAGCGGCGGCGGCAGTCTGCTCCAGGATGCAACCGGGCTCGGGTCGATCCCGTATTATCTGGGTATCCTGGAGATGGCGCGCTGGGCGCGCAAGCCTTCGTTCATCTATGCGCAGGGCATCGGGCCTGTGAAACGCAGGATGTTCGGTCCGTTCATCGCGCGGGCGATGCGCAAGGCATCGTACGTGTCGGTGCGGGATGCCGAGTCGGCCGCGCTGCTGGCCGGCTTCGGCGTCCCGGAGGACCGGGTCGCGGTCGTGCCGGACCCGGTCATGGGGCTGCCGCTGCCGTCGGTGGGCGGCGGGGCGGAACTGCGGGGCGCCGCCGGTGCTGGCGGCGCCGCGGCGGTTGCTCCGCGCGCGGACGCAGGCGCGGCGGGGGCGGACGGCGCCGCGGATGCGGGCGCCGGAAGGCGCGAAGGCGCGGCTGCCGCAGGCGAGGCCGAGGCGCGCGGGGGCGGCACGGACAGGCCGCCGCTGGTCGGCGTGTCCGTGCGGTTCTGGCGCGGCGACCGGTCCGACCTGGACCGGATTGCCGCGGCGCTGGCGGCACTGGCGCGGGAGCGGCCGGTGCGGCTGCGCTTTTTGCCCTTTCACGAGGGCGCGGACGAGGATGCGTCGCGCTACGTGATCGAGCGGCTGGGCGCTGCCGCCGCCATGGCGGAGATCGCGCCTGCGCACGACGCGCCGCAGGAGATGCTGCGCGAGATCGACCGCTGCGACCTGCTGGTCGGCATGCGGCTTCACTCGCTCATCTATGCCGCGAACCGCGAGGTGCCGCTGCTTGGCTTGTCCTACGATCCGAAGATCGACCAATTTCTGCATCGCCTCGGCGATCGGGCGATCGGGACGGTAGACGCGATCGATTTGCAACATTTTGCGGCCAAGGCCGTCCAATTCATAGAAGATCCGGCACAGTGGCGCATCGACCATTACAGCGCCATCCGGCGACTGAAGGAAGAAGCGGCCGTACCGGCGCAGCGGATCGTCGAAGCCTGCCTGGAACTTAGAGGGAGATAA
- a CDS encoding WecB/TagA/CpsF family glycosyltransferase, protein MSQTADARSFPTVSIYGIPFSKMNMSQTVDYLIGAVASGKSHRVVTGNPEMIMKSLQNPAFRGALATAELVVPDGTGVVWAARRVRQPVAERVAGYDLLHELMREGDRRHWSVYLLGASQEVVDAAHAKLAALYPGVRFAGVRNGYFTDRDDEAVVAAIREAKPDLLFVARSMDNQEPWLAKHQDALGVPVMMGVGGSFDVLAGKTKRAPSLFIKLRLEWFYRLLREPTRIRRMMVLPQFAIKVARDGDNLLQTK, encoded by the coding sequence ATGTCTCAGACCGCGGATGCACGAAGCTTTCCGACCGTATCGATTTACGGCATCCCTTTTTCCAAAATGAATATGTCCCAAACCGTCGATTATCTCATTGGGGCGGTCGCGTCCGGCAAGAGCCACCGCGTCGTCACCGGGAACCCGGAGATGATCATGAAGTCGCTGCAGAATCCGGCGTTCCGCGGGGCGCTAGCGACTGCTGAGCTCGTTGTCCCCGACGGGACTGGCGTCGTATGGGCGGCGCGCCGCGTCCGCCAACCGGTGGCCGAACGTGTGGCCGGATACGATCTGCTGCACGAGCTGATGCGCGAGGGAGATCGCCGCCATTGGAGCGTCTATCTGCTCGGCGCTTCGCAGGAAGTCGTGGACGCGGCCCATGCCAAGCTGGCTGCGCTCTATCCCGGCGTTCGATTCGCAGGCGTTCGCAACGGGTATTTTACCGACAGAGACGATGAAGCCGTCGTAGCCGCCATTCGCGAAGCGAAACCCGATCTATTGTTCGTCGCCCGATCGATGGATAACCAGGAGCCTTGGCTGGCAAAGCATCAGGATGCGCTCGGCGTACCTGTCATGATGGGCGTCGGCGGCAGCTTCGACGTACTTGCCGGCAAGACGAAGCGCGCGCCTTCGCTGTTTATCAAGCTGAGGCTGGAGTGGTTCTACCGACTGCTCCGGGAGCCGACGCGGATCAGGCGAATGATGGTACTTCCCCAATTCGCGATCAAAGTGGCCAGAGACGGCGATAACCTTTTGCAAACGAAATGA